The Candidatus Rubrimentiphilum sp. genome includes a window with the following:
- a CDS encoding adenylosuccinate synthetase — protein sequence MDVIVGLQWGDEGKGRIVDYYARDYDVVARFGGGDNAGHTIRVGDTKLALRIVPSGVLNERCELFIGGGTVVSLDGLRAELDALAAIGVDITRIKISDRAHVVFPRHAEADRLAEEARGSAALGTTGRGIGPAYVDKVARSGVTFGALMRSGELPQPLRAHVVDGVEYIHGALERGQRVLAEGAQGTLLDVGYGSYPYVTSSHTLAGAACIGLGVGPNAIESVRGVVKAYATRVGGGPFPSELPDESAERLRSGGAEFGTVTGRPRRCGWFDAVAARYAARVNGLTGACITKLDVLSGFERIGIATAYRLGNKPATFASATDSNLQVDFEYVDGWQDDLSEVRRIADLPAAAGAYVKRIEEALGAPIECVSVGPERSQLAV from the coding sequence ATCGACGTAATCGTCGGCCTCCAGTGGGGCGATGAGGGAAAGGGCCGGATCGTCGATTACTATGCGCGCGATTACGACGTCGTGGCGCGATTCGGCGGCGGCGACAACGCGGGGCACACGATCCGCGTCGGCGACACCAAACTAGCGCTGCGGATCGTTCCTTCGGGCGTCCTCAACGAACGCTGCGAGCTCTTCATCGGGGGCGGGACCGTCGTGAGCCTCGATGGTTTGCGCGCGGAGCTCGATGCGCTGGCAGCGATCGGTGTGGACATTACGCGGATCAAGATCTCCGACCGCGCGCACGTCGTTTTCCCGCGTCACGCCGAGGCCGACCGGCTGGCGGAAGAAGCGCGGGGAAGCGCTGCGCTGGGTACCACCGGGCGCGGAATCGGTCCCGCTTACGTCGACAAAGTTGCCCGCAGCGGCGTGACGTTCGGCGCTCTCATGCGCTCCGGCGAACTTCCGCAGCCGTTACGCGCGCACGTTGTTGACGGCGTCGAGTACATCCACGGCGCGCTCGAGCGCGGTCAGCGAGTCCTGGCTGAAGGCGCGCAGGGCACGTTGTTGGACGTGGGCTACGGCAGCTATCCCTACGTCACCAGCTCGCATACCCTGGCGGGCGCAGCATGCATCGGTTTGGGCGTCGGGCCGAACGCGATTGAGAGCGTGCGCGGCGTCGTCAAAGCCTACGCCACGCGCGTCGGCGGCGGTCCGTTTCCATCGGAACTGCCCGACGAAAGTGCGGAGCGATTGCGCAGCGGCGGCGCGGAATTCGGCACGGTCACCGGGCGCCCGCGGCGCTGCGGATGGTTCGACGCCGTGGCAGCGCGATATGCCGCGCGCGTGAATGGACTGACCGGCGCGTGCATTACCAAGCTCGACGTGCTGAGCGGTTTCGAGCGCATCGGGATCGCGACCGCATATCGGCTGGGGAACAAGCCGGCGACGTTCGCGTCGGCGACGGATTCGAATCTGCAGGTTGACTTCGAGTACGTGGACGGTTGGCAAGACGATCTCTCCGAGGTGCGCCGCATCGCGGATCTGCCGGCTGCCGCGGGCGCCTACGTAAAGCGTATCGAGGAGGCTTTGGGCGCCCCGATCGAGTGTGTCTCGGTCGGCCCGGAACGTTCGCAACTCGCAGTTTGA
- a CDS encoding glycoside hydrolase family 125 protein, translated as MAIALVAVAPASGLEIQSIVRAAAQYQNSNAHLQTMFRTALLDTTKLAEFAPDGTAYVKTGDIPAEWLRDASAQVRPYLYYAKSDPAVRELLRAIIAREAKYVQVDPYANAFTLDYRVWEEKYELDSLAYPVTLAWSYWHVTGDASIFTDDESKAFDAILATMQREQNHGNSHYTHRELPNDGKGRPTGYTGMIWTGFRPSDDASYYNYLIPSEMFAVVALGDMAQIERQVYHNAAKADQAKTLRDQVEHGIQTYGLVPVKKYGKIYAYEVDGLGHAILTDDANVPSLLSAPYIGYTSVTNPNYLNTRAFLLSQDNPSYYTGNIARGIGSYHTPDHWVWPLALVMEGLTASGQTEKQDVLNQVLASDPGDHLLHESFDPNDPKRYTRADFGWPNALFSEYVMTSFGGVPLIPMGDAST; from the coding sequence TTGGCCATCGCGCTCGTCGCGGTCGCGCCGGCCTCAGGATTGGAGATCCAATCGATTGTCCGGGCGGCCGCGCAATACCAAAATTCCAACGCCCATTTGCAAACGATGTTCCGCACCGCGTTGCTCGATACGACCAAGTTGGCCGAGTTCGCGCCCGACGGAACGGCCTACGTGAAGACCGGCGACATTCCGGCCGAGTGGTTGCGAGATGCCAGCGCGCAAGTGCGTCCGTACCTTTATTATGCAAAGAGCGACCCCGCGGTGCGCGAGCTTCTGCGCGCCATCATCGCACGCGAAGCAAAATACGTGCAGGTCGATCCGTACGCGAACGCGTTCACGCTCGATTATCGCGTGTGGGAAGAGAAGTACGAGCTCGACTCGCTGGCCTACCCGGTAACGCTCGCCTGGAGCTACTGGCACGTCACCGGCGACGCCTCGATCTTCACCGACGACGAGAGCAAAGCGTTCGATGCGATCCTCGCAACGATGCAGCGCGAGCAAAACCACGGCAATTCGCATTACACCCATAGAGAGCTGCCGAACGACGGAAAGGGCCGCCCAACCGGTTACACGGGAATGATCTGGACCGGGTTCCGGCCATCGGACGACGCGAGCTACTACAACTACTTGATTCCATCCGAGATGTTCGCGGTCGTGGCGCTCGGCGACATGGCGCAGATCGAGCGGCAAGTCTATCACAACGCAGCCAAGGCTGACCAGGCCAAGACGTTGCGCGATCAGGTCGAGCACGGCATTCAAACGTACGGCTTGGTGCCGGTCAAGAAATATGGAAAAATCTACGCCTATGAAGTGGATGGGCTCGGGCACGCGATTCTTACCGACGACGCGAACGTTCCGAGCTTGCTTTCAGCCCCGTACATCGGATACACGAGCGTCACCAATCCGAATTATTTGAATACGCGTGCATTCTTGCTCTCGCAAGACAATCCGTCGTATTACACGGGCAACATCGCGCGCGGCATCGGCAGCTATCATACCCCGGATCATTGGGTGTGGCCGCTGGCTTTGGTGATGGAAGGGCTGACGGCCAGCGGGCAAACGGAAAAACAGGACGTGCTCAACCAAGTGCTCGCGAGCGATCCCGGCGATCACCTCTTGCACGAGTCCTTCGATCCGAACGATCCGAAACGCTATACGCGCGCTGATTTCGGCTGGCCCAACGCGCTTTTCAGCGAGTACGTCATGACGTCGTTCGGCGGCGTGCCGCTCATTCCGATGGGTGACGCATCGACGTAA
- the hpt gene encoding hypoxanthine phosphoribosyltransferase, protein MIADQLFDEAAIAARVRELGAAISKDYAGLNPMIVGVLTASAVFLADLTRAIEIPCEFDVIALTRYQDAEGLSFVKDTSASVEGRHVILVEDTIDTGLTLQYVSRTLRARQPASLEICTLLDRPHRRIAGLDVKYRGFEIPDVFVVGYGLDYQGRYRELPALYSHGSWPR, encoded by the coding sequence GTGATCGCGGACCAACTCTTCGACGAAGCCGCCATCGCGGCGCGGGTGCGCGAACTCGGCGCCGCCATCTCGAAAGACTATGCCGGACTCAATCCGATGATCGTCGGCGTTCTCACCGCCTCAGCGGTCTTCTTAGCCGATCTGACGCGCGCGATAGAGATCCCGTGCGAATTTGACGTGATCGCGCTGACACGCTATCAGGACGCGGAAGGTTTGAGTTTCGTCAAAGATACCTCGGCGTCGGTTGAGGGGCGGCACGTAATTCTGGTTGAGGACACGATCGACACCGGCCTAACCTTGCAATATGTGTCGCGTACGCTGCGCGCGCGCCAGCCGGCTTCACTGGAGATCTGCACGCTGCTGGACCGCCCGCACCGCCGCATCGCCGGACTCGACGTGAAGTATCGCGGCTTCGAGATCCCGGACGTTTTTGTCGTCGGATACGGCCTGGACTACCAAGGCCGCTACCGGGAACTGCCCGCGTTGTACTCGCACGGAAGCTGGCCGCGCTAG